The sequence below is a genomic window from Chiroxiphia lanceolata isolate bChiLan1 chromosome 8, bChiLan1.pri, whole genome shotgun sequence.
aATGTGTAAGAACACTATAAGGCCACATATCTCTTACTAAAGTTTAATGCCTTTAATCAAGGAAACACAGTGGTTTaccttgttttaaaatgaaatcttttaaCTTGGcaggctgcagcccctgcagtcGTATTTGATTAAGTACTATCATTCAGCTGTTTTTCAGAATCCTAACCAGCTAGACCTACACCTACCATGGTACTTACATGCTGCAAAACCCACTCAAGTAATTTAACTCAAGGTGGTACATAGAGCCTGCAAATTTCTGTGACCAGAGCCTAACTTTGTTTACCAAATCTCAGCACTAACAGGTTAATTTCTGACTTAAAAACCAAGGATTTTCTTGGCATGATCTGCTACGCACAGTCACACCAATTAGAAAGAAGGTAATAGGATTGTTACCACAGATATATGAATTAAATAAAACGTTACACGTAATGCCCTGGCAGAATAAATGCTGTACCCTTTTTTTACATTAGCCTGAAACAACCACATGCAGGCTCCACCAGGCTGGAACCAAGCCAGAAGATTATCCATCCTTTCTGCCACACGTGGATTCTGTGATGATCAGTATCTGGAACTTCATGTGCTCGTCGGTTCATCTGTGGTTAAAGACAACGAATTCAGGCACAATCACACTCACAGGTGACCGCGAGGGGATGCGTGCCGGACAGCGCCTGCCGCGCAGCCCGACCTCGACCCAACACCGTAACGGGAGAGGCAGTGCTCGAGAGCTGAGATCTGATAAGTCTGCCCAAACGGCTTAGCCGTATCAAGCAGTCAGCgataaaaaaataagttgttCGTGCAGTCGCTGCACGTCCGTGGCACCGCACCCGCGCTACTCTGCTCGGTTTCACACCGCTTAACTACCAGCCAAGCAACAAGttgctccagagccttctcGCCCTTCTCACGGCGGTGCGGGAGGCAACAGGCGACAccgggggggggcggggagggggagctTATCACCGCGGCTTCCCCggacacagcacagcccccGCACCGGCCGTGCCCCTGCCCGGGCAGACTCCTCCGGCTCTGGGGGAGCGGCCGCTCCCACCGCTTCCTCTCCTCTCATCttcacccccctccccccgcgGCGTTGAACTGCGGCCACTTCACGCCCCTCACCTCCGCCGccctccttttccagctgctaGTTCCTCCTCCCCCGGCCCGGACTACACTGCCCGTGGTGCCCGGCGGCGCCGCGACTGCGCGGCCGCCCGGGGGCGGAAGCGTTGCCGGGCCACGCCcgccgcggccgggccgggccgaggcGCCGCCGCCATGCCCCGGGACAACATGGCCTCCCTGATCCAGCGGGTGGCGCGGCAGGCGGGCCTCACCTTCCGTAGCCCGGCGGGCCCGGCCTTCGGCGAGAACCTGCACcgcctgcagcagctgctggacgAGGTGCGCGCCGAGGACTTGCACCTGGCGCCGCGGGGGCCGTcggccgcggcggcgggcgggggtcCGCCGTGGGCTGGCGTGGTGCCGCCCGTCAGCTACATGCACATCTGCGAGACGGAGAGCTTCAGCATGGGCGTGTTCCTGCTGCGGAGCGGCGCCTGCATCCCGCTGCACGACCACCCGGGCATGAACGGCATGCTGAAGGTGCTGTACGGCACGCTGCGCATCGCCTGCATGGACACgctgcccgccgccgccgccgccgccccgccgccccccgccgccggcTCCGGGCCCTGCCTGCGCGCCCTGTTCCGCTCCCGCCAGCACTACACGCCCGCCTCGCCGCCCTGCCTGCTCTCGCCGCACACCGACAACCTCCACCAGATCGACGCCGTGGACGGGCCCGCCGCCTTCCTCGACATCCTGGCACCGCCCTACGACCCCCAGCACGGCCGGGACTGCCACTACTACCGGCTGCTGGAGGGGCCGCCGGCGGGCGCCGAGCCGCCCGCGCTGCCGCGGGAGGTGTGGCTGGTGGAGACCCCGCAGGCCGCCGACTTCTGGTGCGGGGGCGAGCCCTACCCCGGGCCCCGCGTCTATCTCTGAgccgccggcggcggcggcggcccgggccgggcggcggccGCTGGGACGATGCGCTCGCCCCGccgggagaggaggggaggggagcggaGCCTGCCCGGCCTCCCCCGCCCGGCCGCGCCCCAGGCCCCGCACAGCGGCACCGCGGGCACACGGAGCTCCGCGCCGGCCGAAGCTGCGCGGGTCACAGCCTTCCGCTGACCGCGGGCTGCATAAGTCGGGGGAAATAAAGCGCCAAGAACGTGCTTATGTCCGTTGGGCCGATGTGGGAGAGCAGCGCGGTTAAACTTCTGCTCAGCTGAAGGGTCGCGGGAATAATCCGGCATCCTATGTAAATGGTTAGGGCCGCACGTTAGGGAGGGAATTAAGGCTCTGAAGGGAGAGTCGATGCAATAAGAATTGCCGGCTTCCCCCGAAGGGGCTCCTGCCGCCAGAGCCAGCTGGCAGTGGTGGGCCAGGGGACTGTGCCCACCCAGCTTGGGCAAGGGGCTGGTCCAGCTGCAGCCTTTGGGGACTCAGTCTCCAGAGTGATTCTCAACAAGAGCTGTACCCTGGTagcaaaaaaacaacccagaacAACTCCTGAGCCAGGACATGCTCCTCCAGTAAATGCCAGTGATCCCCAGGGCTGGAGTTAAGGGAATTCCCGCTCTGAAGGGATGCTGTCAAATTCAGAGTTACTTTTCAACAGTTATTTAAAGCGTTGTGTACAAGATCTCACTATTTCAACTGAGAATTACCGAGTGCATCTATGCATATTTCCTTCACCAAGGAGAAGGAGACTGTCAGCTGCTAATTAACCTCGCTTGGAACTTCTCACGCAGCGGAAGGTTGCAGAAGCTGTGGGcatcataaaagaaaaaacaaccctccACTGTTGTGGAAGCCGCTCTAGAAACACAGTGTATTTGCAAACCCTACACTTACAGCAGTGCATACCGTAGGTACTGATAACATTGGACCTGATGTCTTCTCTTTAAAGTGTGGTCTTTGTTTTTATATGGACAAGAGAACGCTTCAGGCTTTTGAAGCCTTGCCGTTTCCATCTTTATACTATTTATAAAGACTACTTTTTcataaagcttttaaataaacatagaGTAGAAGAGACACCAGGAATTTCACCTTGCTATGATGGAAGCGGCTTGGAGATGCAATTTGTCCATGGCAGGGAATGCAATCTTTCTAACATGGGAGAAACTTTTTCTACGAGTGAAATACTCCGTCTGTACTGCAGGGACTGGTCTCATGCCTGTTCATCATAACGCACACTTGGTACCACAAACCCAGGCCAGGGCAGCCTTGGCCATCTTACTTATGATGTGGCAATTCAAGTAAGAAAACATGATTACCAACCTCCTAAGTGACGTACCAACCTGCTCCAGCAATCATTCCACAACTGGCTTTAATTTTTCCATGCATTTATAAAAGCAGACTTGTTTTTCCTGTACAGTGGTTTGtatgtgaatttttaaatgattcTGATATGgcattgctgctttttttgtcttttgtttttctttttttggcctGCAAAAGAATGAATGTAAAATACAGTCAGCATTATGCATGCATGGAATAATtcttttgcaaggaaaaattGGTAGAAATTATTTCAGGTGATTTCCATTTATTCTTGGAGCACTTTTTAAGTGTCTGATATTTCTGCAGCTGGCTTACCTGTTTTTCTTGGAATTCCCCTGCAGCTTAGCAGTAGTTAATGTTTAATGATTCTCAATCAAATGTAGTCATTAACTATAAGGCAATGCCTCCCTGTGTTACAGCCTGTTTCTACCTCTCTCTGATGCTAATAAAGACCATCATCTGTTTTCAGAAGTCCACAAAGAAGATAGCAGGGTGCGGGCCAACAGCTGtactggaaaaacaaactgcGACAGAGAGCATTTTTTATCTCGTCTGCGCTATCCCCCCCTTAGGTCTTTCTgcttggtttttaatttttttccctccatgtgTAAAACCTGGTCAAGATGTTTAATGGGACAGGACTTTTAATGCATCTTTCCGAAGAGGACAGCATGGTCCCTTCCGCTGCAGAGTGCTGTTAGCAACCCTGGGAAAACgatttctttttggtttttctatTAAGGTGTTATCATCAAAGTattaaaagctgagaaaaatagcaaagaaaaccTCAAATGCATTAAGAAAAAGCGCCTCTATGTAACTTCTTGCTTACTCAGTAATTGAAACTTACTTCATATGTTCTGGATATCTGTAAGCAGAAGGTTTAAGTCTGTAATGCCGTTCCTTCTCTCTGCGGTCTGGTTATTGTGTTTTCACAACAGCAAAATTACTGTTATTGCTGAATTATAGAATAAATACAGGATATCTCACCACTGAGCAGTCATTACTTTGCTTCACAAGTACAACAGCCTTAAACCAAGTACAGTACAGAGCACTAGTTTCTTTTGCCTCACAGTCTGAACAGTGCAACCGGCCTTTCTTTGGGAGGTGAGATGTAGCACTGGGTTCTCAGCCCAAATCC
It includes:
- the ADO gene encoding 2-aminoethanethiol dioxygenase, encoding MPRDNMASLIQRVARQAGLTFRSPAGPAFGENLHRLQQLLDEVRAEDLHLAPRGPSAAAAGGGPPWAGVVPPVSYMHICETESFSMGVFLLRSGACIPLHDHPGMNGMLKVLYGTLRIACMDTLPAAAAAAPPPPAAGSGPCLRALFRSRQHYTPASPPCLLSPHTDNLHQIDAVDGPAAFLDILAPPYDPQHGRDCHYYRLLEGPPAGAEPPALPREVWLVETPQAADFWCGGEPYPGPRVYL